The DNA segment CTGAGCATCTGGCGGCACAGTTCGGACCCGATGCTCCCGGCCGCGCCCGTCACGAGGACCCGCCGGTCCCGCAGGAACGCGCCGATTCGGGTTTCGTCCAGCCGCACCGGCTCGCGGCGAAGGAGGTCTTCGATCTCCACCTCCCGGAGCTGCGGCACGAAGCCGGCGGCGCCCGAGAGCGTCCCGGCCGGCGGGAGGACCTTGACGGCCAGGCCCGCCTCCAGGAGCGGCGCGACGATCCGTCGAAGCACGGGCCCCGAGGCGCTGGGAATGGCCACGAAGACCTTGCGGACGCCGCGGCGCGCGGCGATCTCGGCGGCCCGCGACACGGGCCCCAGGACCGGCACCCCGCGGAGGGTCCCTCCCCGCTTCTCGCGCGCGTCGTCCACGAAGCCGATCACGCGGATCCGTCCGGCGGCCACGCGCTGCAGCTCGCGAAGAAGCGTCTCCCCCGAGTCCCCCGCGCCCGCGATCAGCACGGGTTCCGGTCCTTCGGGATCGCGAACCCGGCCGCCGCCCTCGCGCCGCGCGCGCGCGGCCGCGAAGAGTCCGCACGTGCCGAGGAAGGTGAGCAGGCCGTGGAGGACGACGACGCTCTGGAGAACCGCGCCCGCCGGAAGAAAGGCGGCGTTGACGCCCGCCAGGACCGCCGCCGCGGCCGCGCAGGAACGGAGGATGACCAGGAGATCGAAGATCCCGACGTAGGGCCAGAGGATCCGATACACGCCGCCGGCGAGAAAGGCCAGCGCGTAGGTTCCCGCGACCGCCGGCAGCGTGGCCGCCATGGCGCGCGCCGCGGCATGGGGCACGCGGAACTCGAAGCGGATCGCATGGGCCAAAATCCATGCGCCGGCCGCCGCGGCGACCGTTCCCAGGATCAGGGCCGGGCCGGGACATCCCGCCTTCGACGAAGCGGCGGCGGCCAGGCCCGCCTCCGGACCGCGCATCTCTCGGGTCGACGTCTTCATGGCACGACTCGTTCACTAACCGTTCCCGGGAGCCGCCGCTCAGGCCCACGCCACCCCTTCTTCGTCCCGCGCGGGCGCCCGCACGTCCGCGCCGGGCGCGAACGCCTCTTCCATCGGGGGTGCGGCCTGAGGAGAGCGTCCTTTGTTCACCACGAGCCCGAGAACGTTCACGCCCAGGTCTTCGAGGCGGCGGAGCGCCGCCCGCGCCTCCGAGCGGCGCGTGCGTCCCTCCTCCACCACCAGAAGCGCCGCCTCGGCCCGGCGGGCCACCCACGCCGGTTCCGAAAGCGGAAGGACGGGCCCCGTGTCGATGACCACCCACGGGTACCGTTCGCCGGCCTCGTGGAGCGCCTTGCCGAAGCGCGGGGAACCCGCCACCTCCGCCGGCCCTTCCAGTTCCTGTTCCGCGCCGAAGACGTCCACGCCCGGAAGTCGGGACGGCTGCACCGCCTCCGCCAAGGAACGTTCGCCGCGGAGGAATTCCTCCAGTCCCGGCCCGCGCGGGTTCGCCAGGAACGCCTTCAGCCGCGGGCGGCGGAGTTCCGCGTCGAAGAGGAGAACGCGCCGGCCTTCCAGGGCGAGGACCCTCGCGAGGTTGACGGCCACCGTCGAGCGTCCTTCGCCGAACCCGGCGCTCACGATCGCCAGCCGGCGCACCCCGCCGGCTTCTTCCAGCCGCGCCCTCACGCCGGCGCGCAGCGCGCGGAAGGCTTCCAGGGGCGCCGTCGCCGGATCGTCTTCCGGCACGAGGGGCGTCCCTTCCGGAGGCCGATCCGGACGGCGCGGGACCACCGCCAGCACGGGACGGCCCAGGAGCGCCTCGGCCTCGGCGGGGCCGGACAGCCGGTCGTTCATCTGCTCCGCCAGGATCACCGCCGCGGCTCCGAGGAGCAGCCCCAGGAGCGCTCCCAGGGTCAAAAGGAGGCGCGGCCGGCGGTGGGGTTGAGCGGGAGGCCGGGCGAAGTCCACGACGCGCACGCTCGCCAGTCCCGCGCCGGAGGTGGCGTGGATCTCGCCGTGCTTGCGGAGGTAGGCGTCGTAAAGCTGCCGGGCGGCGGCCCGCTCCGCCTCGAGCCGCCGGAATTCGTCCAGACGCAGGCGGGCGTCGCTCATCCGGGTTTCCACGCGCTCCTGCTCGGCCAGGAGGGAGATCTCCTCGAACCGCGCCGCGCGCGCTTCGTTCCGGAGCGCTTCGAGGGCGCCGCGCGACGCCTCCCGGATGCGGGTTTCAAGGAGCGATCGTTCGCGCCGGAGCGTCTCGAGGCGCGGATGGCGATCCTTGAGAACGCTCTCTTCGCGGGCGATCTCGGCGTCGAGGTCGGTGCGACGCGCCCGGAGCCCCTCGAGCGCGCGCTCCCGCGCCAGGGCGGCCGGAGGGACGGCGGTTCCGGCGCGGTCCCACGCTTCCTCCTCGGCGGCCAGCGCCGCCCGGCGGAGCCGCAGGTCCGCCAGTCGCGCGGCGAGCTTGCGGCGGGACTCCACGAGCGACGCGTACTGCTCCTCGAAGTCCGCAAAGCCCGTTTCGTCCTGAAAGGCGCGAAGCGCGCGTTCGGCCTCCTCCACGCGGCGGCGGATGGCCGGGAGCGTCTCCCGATCGAGCGCCTCGAGTTCGCCGGACTTGACTTCGCGCAGGCGGCGGTCGGCCTCTTCGAGGAACCGGGAAGCGACCGCGTTGACGATCCGCGCGGCGTGCTCGGCCGAAGGGTGGACGAGCGCCACGTTGAGGAGGAACGTGGAAGGAACGGTTTCCACCTCGAGCGCGCGGGCGAGCGCTCCGGCCGGATCCGGGGCGGAGGCGTAGGGGCGCGCGGCCTCCGCGGGCAGCTCCCGGAGGACCGCCTCCAGGAGGCCGGGGCTCCTCAGAAGGATCTCCTGGGTGCGGAAGTAGTTTTCCCACACCTGGAGGCTCCCGAGGTACGACGAATCGCTCGATTCGGCGGCGACGCGCGGCCGCTCGGGTCGGACCTCGATCGTGGCCTCGGCGCGGTAGGCGGGCGGCTGAACCAGGGTCGCGGCCGCGGCGGCCAGCACGCCGGCGCCGGCCACGGCGCCGAAAAGAAGCGCGCGGCGGCGAAGAAGCGCGAGGGCGCGCCGGAGGGCGGATCCCTCCTCGCCCCCGGGCCCGGCGGGAAGGGGGCTGGGGGCCGCGGAACCGCGCGCGGCGCCCCAGCCGTTCCACGAACTGCGATCCTTCAAAGGTCCCCCCTCCGCTCGCGTCGTCGCCGAACCGCCCGCGCAGCCCCTCGCGGGCAGCATACGGACGCGACCGGGGGGAGAATGTTATGCGGCCGGAAGGGGAATGAAAACGCGACCTATCCCGCCGGAAGGCGCCGGTAGTCCTCGCCGAACTTGACCATCCGCGCGGCCAGGTCGCTGGCGGCGACTTCCTGGGAGCTGGCGCGATCGACGAGGCGGCGATGCATGCCTCCGACGAGTTCGGGATCGATCGCGGAAAGCTCCGCGATGGCGGCGGAGGTGTGCTGAAGGATCCAGTCGAAAAGGGACCGCCGGACGACGACGACTTCGGGACCGGATTCCTGAAGAATGCCTTTCTCTTCCTCGGTGAGGAGCGGTTCGCCGCGGCCGTAGCGCCGGTAGAGCTCCTCCATGACGCGGTCCACGGGGGCGATGTGCTGCCGCTGGACGCGCATGGCGGCCTCGACGGCGGCGCGGTACGGCTCGTACTGGGCCCGCAGGGCCTCGTAGCGGCGGCGCGCCTCGCCCGCCTTGTCGGGAGGCAACCCCTCCAGGAAGTCGCCGGCCAGCTTGAGCGCCTCGACGGCGCGGTAGTAGTCCTTGATCGCGCCGTTGGCCTGGACGCGGTCGAGCAGCTCCTCGGCGATCGTGGCGCTGGGACCCTGCTCCAGGGTGAACGCCTTGGAGGCATAGACCTCGGCCATCGCCTCGACCACGCGCTCGAGAGGCCACCGGCGGGCGGGGTCCTTCTCGCGGGCGCCTTCGATGAGGGCCTCGAAGCGCGCGGAAATCTCCGGACGGAAATGATGGACGCGGTGGGGGTGCGGATCCGGCGACAGGAGCCGGCGGCGGAAGGCGTCCGGATCGTCGAGTTCGTACGGCAGGCGGCCGCAGGCCAGAACGTACAGGGTGACCCCGAACTGGTAGACGTCCGTCTCGGGCCCGAAGGCGCCTTCGCGGAGCTGTTCGGGGGCGGCGTACGGAAGGGCGCCGAGATCGGTTCCGAGGCCCGCCCCGAAGCCGGCGACCTTGACGAGGCCGCGGGATGTGCCTCCGCCGGGGCTCTCGAGCGTGATGTTCGCCGGTCGAAGATCGCCGTGCGAGACGCCCGCCCCGCGGGCGTGGAGGAGCGCATGAGCGACCTGGTAGCCGATGTGGGCGACCGCCGCCAGCGGAAGCGGCCCCTGCCCCTGTTCCGCGCGGCGCCGCCACACGCGCTCGAGGCTCTTGCCGGGCACGCGCTCGAGGAAGAGGCACATTCCAAGCCGAGGGTCGACGAGGCGCCCGTAGCGCCGCAGAATGTGAGGGTGGTTGAGCCTGCGCAGGGCGTCGTCCTCGCGCAGGAGGAAATGAGCCCACGGGCGCGGGGAGGGTCCTTCGGAGGCGCCGCGGCGGGCGACCTTGACGGTCACGCGCGCTTCGCCTCCCAGGCGGCTGTCGAGCGCGCGCAGGTACCGTTCCCGGACGCGGGCGGCGGCGTCGGACGGGAGCGCGCGGCATTCTTCCCAGAGCGCGTCGGCCCGGGCGCGGATGGCGCGGACGTGCGCTTCGTCCTCGATGGGGCCTCGTCCGATGGTAAACGGGATGTCCAGTCCGAAGAATCCGGGGTCCATTTCGCCCGCGACCATCAGCTCCCCGAGAAGCGCCGGCAGATTGACGAGACGCCCGGCGAAGACGTGGCCCGCCCCGAGAGTTCCGGTGTATTCCTCGAGGACGGCGACGTCCCGGTGAAGGCGGATCGGGAGGGCCGTCCTGGGATTCTTTCCGGAAGTGTGCACGGAATCCATGGCTCGCCCTGTCGGCCGCCGGTCCGGCGGCGTCGTTACACCATTATGGTTTTCGTCCTGCGCCAAGACAATCCGCAGGTGGATTCGAAGATCGAATTGCGGTTCGTCCCGGTTGCGCCGGACGGGACCGGCCGATATACTCTGACCCAACCATGAGGAGGGCTGCCATGTTGGGACTCTTTCTTGCGCTCCTGACCGCCGCCGCGCCGTCCCGATCCGTCACGTTCGAGGAGGCGAAGGCGAATCCGGCCAAGCGCCCGGCCTATCTGGCCGCCAAGCTCGATCCGCTCGTCTACGACAAGGACCGGAACCCCGCGGGGCTCATCCGCGGGTGGTACTTTGTGCCCGAGACCAGCCACGGCGCGGCCGGCTGCCGGTGCGGGACCTGCGCCCGGGCGGCGATCCGCGAGGTTTACAAGGCCGAAGGGCGGGAGTTCTATTTCGAGCGCGAACTGCCGGGGATCCTGGCGTCGCTCGAGGCCCCGACCTTGCGGGTCCTTCCCTACTACAGCGAAGACTACGGCGCGGCCGCGCAGGCCAAGGGCGGGCTCGTCCTGGTGGGCGATCTTTTCGCGCTGGCCGGGGAAGACGAAGCGGCGAGCGTCCTGGAGGACTACGCCCTCACCGTCATCAAGGTCCGCGAGGAGGGCCTGAAGATCGACGACCGCGAGCTCGACACGAACATCCCGGCGCTCAAGACGATCGGGCACGTCAGCCTAATCCGCCTGTGGGGCCAGCTGGCGCAACTCGAGGGGATCCTCAAGGGCCGGCGCCAGGTGAGCGACGGCTTCCGCCAGGAGGCGATTCGCCAGTATCTGGCGACCTACCGCACGTTCATGACTCAGTTCCTCAAGGAGAAGAAGATCTACGACGACAACAACGAGAACACGCTTCAAAAGGAGATCGTCGACTTCCTCCAGCTCGTGCTTCAGACGATCGACGCGCGCGTCGGCGCGCTGGGCTACCGCCACAAGCTTCTCGACAAAGCCACCCAGGAACACGCGCTGGAAAAGAAGTAGAGGGGAAGGACAGGGCATGTCCGACGATCTTCTCCTTACCGAGGCGCGATCGCGCACCGTGCCCGGGGTGCCGGGCCGGTCGCTCAACACCGTCCGGACGCACCACTTCGTGATCGACGAGCCCGCTTCGAACGGCGGGCCCGGCGAGGAGGTGACTCCGGCGGAAGCGTTCCTTTCCGGAGTTTCCGGATGCGCGGTCCTTCTCCTGGACGCCTTCGCCCGCAAGGAAGGGGTTCCCTTGCGGGAGGCGCGGGCGCACATCCAGGGCGTGCGGCGCAAGGACGACCCGGCGAATTTCCGCGAAGTGCGGCTGCGGCTGGAGCTTTACGGCGTGGACGACCGCCAGGCGGCCGCGCTCGTCGAGAAATTCAAGGGACGCTGACCCCTCTACCGGGCGGTCGCCGTGGCGACCCAGGTTACCGTGACCGTCGAGACCCGGCCGTAGAGGCTTACGCCGACCGGCGCCGGCGCCGAACCGCCAGAAGCGCCGCGCCCAGGACTCCCGCCCCCGCGGCTCCGGCCGGCCCGAGCGCCGCACGCACGGAGCTCCCGCAGCTGCACCGGCCGTCCATGAACCCTTCTTCGTGGTCCCCCGTGCGGGGCGGCAGGGGCTGCGGCGTCGCGCAGGCGACGTTCGAGTCGCCGCTTGTGCCGTAGGCGTTGACCGCGCGGACGAAGTAACAGTACTGGACTCCGAAAGAAACCGCCGTGTCCTGATACGAGGTGCCCGTGACGGTCGCGAGGGGGGCATTGGATTGATCCGTGCGGAAGACCTGATAGGACGTGGCGTCCGCAACCGCATCCCACGTCACCGTGATCGAAGGAAGACCCGTGATCGTGCTGGTCACGGCGGTGGCCTGAACGTTCGTGGGAGCGTCGGGGGGGACGGGCGGGACAGGAGAAAGGGCGGACGAGGGAATGATGATCATCTGATTGTTCGAATCCGGCCCGTTGTACGAAAGGCGGCACTCCTCGCCGCCTCCGTTTTCGTAGAATTCCAAGCGGATCGTGTGGGCTCCCGCGGTCAGAGCGACCGCCCCGCTGAAGTGATCCGTGGGCCCTTGGTCGACCCAGCTGTCCACAATGAGATTGCCGTCGATCCAGAGTCGCACGCCGTCGTCACTTCGGGCGTTGAACGTGTAGTTTCCGCCCGTGTTGATTCGAAGGAACCCCGTCCAGGCGACCATGAAGTCGTCCGCCTGAACGCCCGGGCCGGGAGGATTCGAAAAGCCGAAATTGATGGTGGCGTCGACGCGCGTCAGCGCCGGGGTCCCGGTGAACGTCGTCCCGGCGGGACTTCCGGGGGGCGGCGGAGGCGACCCCCCCGTCCCGCTGTTGTTGTAATATCGCCCTTCAAGCCCCTGGAGGGCGTGCGCGTCCGCGCTCCAAGCCAGTAATCCCCAGAGAACCACCCCGACGGACCCCCCGGACTTCAGTCCCTTACCCATAATCCGCCTCCCCTGAAATCCCCTCCGGAAGAATCACACTCAGGCCGTTCCTTAACCTCCGACAAAGGCGAAGTGACGAAGATGAGATGGCAAGCGCTGAGAGAATCTCATGCGCACTGACCTCTCCCGGAGTTCCATACGCCGACCTCCGTGAGGCCCGCCCCAAGACCGGCCCGGAAGGGCGTCCCCTTCGCGGGCAAGTGGATGCCGCTAGTTCCCCCAGATTCGACGGCGCGCTGCCAGAAGCACCCCTGCCGCCGCGAACGCGATCCCCGCCGCGAGCGGAACCGCCGGGGGCCGCGCCGATCCGCAGCTGCATCGGCCGTCCATGAGGCCTTCCTCGTGGTCTCCCGTCCGGGGAGGAATGGGCTGGGGGCTCCCGCCCGCCGCCGCGGTCGGTCCGCTCTCCCCCACGGTGGATACCGCCACAACATAATAGAAATAGCTCCCCGGGTAGGTCGCCGTGGAGTCCACGTAGGACGTAGACGAGGTCGAGGCCAGGTAGGTAAAGGGTCCGCTCGACGTGGGGCCACGGTAAATGTCGTAGGTGTAGCTCCCGACGAACCCCGCCGGCGCCGTCCAGCTCAGGCTCATCTGGTTGACCCCGCCCGTGGCGGTCAATCCGGTGGGCGCGGGAAGTCCCGCGTTCAGTTCGCGGATCTCGTTGTCGGAAAGGACCCGGTTGTAGAAGCGCACGTCATCGATCGCCCCCCGAGCGGCCCAGCGCCAGCTGCCGGCACCCGGGTTGGCGATCCCGATTCTCCACGGCGTCGTGCCGTATTCACGCGTGGCGAATCCATCCGTGTAATCGGTCTGCCCGGCGAGCGTCCCGTTCACCCAGAGCGAAACGGTACCGGTCGTCCGATTCCAAACGCCGCAGAGATGGTACCACTGCCCCGCGTCGTAGGTGCTCGTCCAGGTTCCGGTTCCCCTCCATTGGTCACCTGTTTCCCAGTGCTCGAAGACGAACTGCCGGTTGTAGTTGTAATGAATCCCGAGATGCCACCCGGATTTCACCACGACGGCGTATCGAGCGGTATTTGTGCTTTCGATTGGATTCCCACTGCCGTCCAGGGGAGGGGTGGGCGGCACGTCCGCGGGACGGAACCAGGCCGAGATCGTGTAGCTATTCTCCTGAAGGTTCTCGAGGGCGGGCGTATTCGGAATCTCGACGTAATCGTCCGTCCCGTCCGTGTAGTCGAAACTCAAAGCGCGAGGATTGGGAAAGCTGAAGACGGGTCCCGGCGTAAAGGGGGCGGGAGTGCCGACCCAGGTTCCCGCCGCTCCTCCCGCCGAATCCGCGGAGGGGGCCGCCGTCTCGTCAAGCTTCCAGTAGCCGACGAGCCCCGTGGGCGAGGATTGGAGAAGGAGCGCCGCGCCGGCCAACGTCGGGACGAAGATATAGAGTGAGAGCGCGCGTCCGAACCGTGCCATTTTCCGCCTCCCTAGCGATTCAGACACAGAGAATCTACCGGGAAGCGAGGAGGGGTGCAACTTCTTTTCGACGCCGGCTACGCCTTCCGGCCGCCGGAAAAGCGCTTGCGGAGGAAATCGATCATCCGGCGGCGATCCTCCGGAAGATTCACAAACCGGATGCCGGCCCGGTAGCGCATCGATCCGTCCGGACGGCACCAGCGGACTTCTCCGGAAGATTCCAGCGAATCGGACAGCGCGTTGAAGTGAAGGGCGAAACGCACCAGCGTCCCCGGCTCCAGAGGTTCGCTCACGAGGATCTGGGCTCCCACCCGGCTGAGGTCGATGACCTCGCGCGCGAGGTTCCGCTTGAGGCCGTCGGAGGCCAGGACCCCCTGCCGCAGGACCGTCACGATGTAATCCTGGACGGAAAAGCGCTCCGCGGCGCGCTTTTCAGAGGGGGCGACATTCGGTTCAGGGTTCGCCACGGCCGCCACGGTAAAGCGCTCGCGCCGTCCCACCGGCGTGTACACCTCGAGGAATTGAAGTCCCACGAAGTGTCCGGAAGCGACGCCTGCCCGGCGGGTGGCGCACCAGCGCACCTCTCCGCGGGCGCGGAAGGTCTCTCCCGAGGCGCGGTCCCGAAGCTCGAGCGTCACCCTCTCGCCCCCCGGAAGCGGCTCGCTGACCCGCACGCGCGCCCCGCCGGGCGAGATGTCCACGAGCTCCTGGCCGATGTTGCGGCGCGCCTGGGGTTCCGGGCCCGGGGCCGTCCGGTAGCAGGCCAGGTCCACGCCGGCCAGGACGCGGCGGGGATGGGCGCGGCGGGTTTCTGGGTTCGCCATGGGTTCCCACCCTAGTCGGCGCCGAAAGTTTTGTCAACCCCCGATCGATTCTTCTCGCCCTCGCGCGTCACGCGTGTATAATGTCGCGCGTCTTATGGACATGATCGCCATGCTCGTTCAGGACGCGCCGCCCGCGGGCGGCGAGGCGGGCGCGACTCAGCCGCCCCAGGGGAGCCCGGAAGGAGCGCCTCCGCCGCCTCCCGGCGGCGGCCTCGGGCAGCTTTTCATCCCGCTCCTGCTCATGTTCGTGGTCATGTACTTTCTGATGCTGCGCCCCCAGCGCAAGCAGCAGAAGGAGCGCGAGCAGATGCTCTCGGCGCTCAAGAAAAACGACCACGTCGTGACGACCGCGGGCATCTACGGGATCGTCAAGCAGGTCCGACCCGAAGATAACGACCTGGTCCTCTGCATCGACGAGGACAAGGACGTCCGGATCCGGATCTCCAAGAACGCGGTCGCCGGACTGGTGAAGGCTTCCGGCGCCGCCGAGGCCAAGGCCGAGACCCCCAAGAGCTGATCCGGACTCCCGGACGGACCGAGGCCTTCCCCCTTTTCGTTGCCAACCGCAGGGGATTCATGTATTTTCTGCCCAACCTGAGCTGGGACTAACTATGAATCAGGACACGAAGTATCGCTTCATCTTCATTGTTCTCCTCACGGCGGTCTTCGCCTACGTGGTGGCGCCGATCCCCAACAAGCCCCGAATTCCCGGACTGGCGGACGCGAAGGTGAACCGTGGGATCGACCTGGCGGGCGGCGCGGAGCTGCGCTACCGCGTTCTCTACGAACCCGGCGAACCCGACAAGGCCAAGAAGACGCAGGACGCCACCGACGTCATCCGCCGCCGCATCGAAGCCCGGCAGCTCAAGGAGCCCCGAATCTATTCGCAGGGGGAAGACCAGATCGTCATTCAGCTGGCGGGAGTGGACCGATCGACCCTGGAGGACTATAAGCGTCTGGTCCAGCAGGCCGGCAAGCTCTCGCTTCACGCCGTGGCGAGCAAGGAGATCCAGGAGAAATTCAACCAGGACGGCCGCGTCCCCGACGGGTATATGAAGGTGCCCGTGGAGGCGGAGCACCGTCCCCGGAGCGAGGAATACGCGGCCTGGAACCAGCCCGAGGTTCTCGTCCAGCGGGAGCCCGTCATCGAGGGCCGCAATATCACCAGCGCCGAGCCCCACCAGCGGATGATCCCGGGCGGCCTGGAGTGGGTGACGGACTTCCGGCTGGACACCGAGGGCGGCAAGCGCTTCGACGAGGCGGCGCGGATTCTCTATCACCAGCGGCCGCCGGGGATGATCGCCATCATCCTGGACGGCCAGCTCCGCTCGATGCCCGTGGTGCAATCGGAAAGCTTCGGGGGCTCCGGCCAGATCTCGGGCGCCAAGAACGAGCAGGAGGCGCGGGACCTAGCGATCATCCTGCGGAGCGGAAGCCTCCCCGCCCCCATCGGCTTCGTGGACCGGGACGGGAAACGCGTCGTGGGCCAGCCGGAGTCGGAAACGTTCGTCGGCCCGACGCTGGGACAGGACGCGATCCGGCGCGGGCTCTGGGCGAGCGGCCTGACGCTGGCGCTCGTCTCGGTCTTCATGATCGTTTACTACCGCAAAGCGGGGTTCATCGCGGTGATCGGCCTGCTTCTGAACCTCCTTTTCCTGATGGGGGTGATGGCGTTCTTCAACGCGACGCTGACGCTGCCGGGCATCGCGGGAATCGTCCTGACCGTCGGCATGGCGGTGGACGCGAACATCCTCATCCTGGAGCGCATCCGGGAGGAACAGGCGCGGGGAAAATCGGCGCTTCAGGCGTTCGAGGCGGGCCACGAGCGGGCGTTCAGCGCCATCCTCGACGGAAACCTCACGACGCTCGTGGCGGCGATCGTGCTTTACTACTTCGGAACGGGCCCCGTCCAGG comes from the Planctomycetota bacterium genome and includes:
- a CDS encoding nucleoside-diphosphate sugar epimerase/dehydratase — translated: MKTSTREMRGPEAGLAAAASSKAGCPGPALILGTVAAAAGAWILAHAIRFEFRVPHAAARAMAATLPAVAGTYALAFLAGGVYRILWPYVGIFDLLVILRSCAAAAAVLAGVNAAFLPAGAVLQSVVVLHGLLTFLGTCGLFAAARARREGGGRVRDPEGPEPVLIAGAGDSGETLLRELQRVAAGRIRVIGFVDDAREKRGGTLRGVPVLGPVSRAAEIAARRGVRKVFVAIPSASGPVLRRIVAPLLEAGLAVKVLPPAGTLSGAAGFVPQLREVEIEDLLRREPVRLDETRIGAFLRDRRVLVTGAAGSIGSELCRQMLRFRPARLVALDGAESPLHDLLLELRSGPVAGTVVGILGDVTDPLRVRAVFETHAPEVVFHAAALKHVPLCESHVREAIRVNVGGTREVAEAARRARTARFVLISTDKAVNPSNVMGATKRAAELLVQDLDRRGPTRFSGVRFGNVLGSSGSVLRIFKAQLARGGPLTVTHPEMRRYFMTIPEAVQLVLQAAALGQGGEIFELDMGPPVRIVDLAEDLIRLSGLVPGRDVRIEFSGVRPGEKLFEELYLQSEKVLPTAHPKVFCLRPGGETGPDPALLQCLGRLDGMDTSSDPVLEGVRQELRWLVRAVGPVPAAAP
- a CDS encoding Wzz/FepE/Etk N-terminal domain-containing protein, which codes for MKDRSSWNGWGAARGSAAPSPLPAGPGGEEGSALRRALALLRRRALLFGAVAGAGVLAAAAATLVQPPAYRAEATIEVRPERPRVAAESSDSSYLGSLQVWENYFRTQEILLRSPGLLEAVLRELPAEAARPYASAPDPAGALARALEVETVPSTFLLNVALVHPSAEHAARIVNAVASRFLEEADRRLREVKSGELEALDRETLPAIRRRVEEAERALRAFQDETGFADFEEQYASLVESRRKLAARLADLRLRRAALAAEEEAWDRAGTAVPPAALARERALEGLRARRTDLDAEIAREESVLKDRHPRLETLRRERSLLETRIREASRGALEALRNEARAARFEEISLLAEQERVETRMSDARLRLDEFRRLEAERAAARQLYDAYLRKHGEIHATSGAGLASVRVVDFARPPAQPHRRPRLLLTLGALLGLLLGAAAVILAEQMNDRLSGPAEAEALLGRPVLAVVPRRPDRPPEGTPLVPEDDPATAPLEAFRALRAGVRARLEEAGGVRRLAIVSAGFGEGRSTVAVNLARVLALEGRRVLLFDAELRRPRLKAFLANPRGPGLEEFLRGERSLAEAVQPSRLPGVDVFGAEQELEGPAEVAGSPRFGKALHEAGERYPWVVIDTGPVLPLSEPAWVARRAEAALLVVEEGRTRRSEARAALRRLEDLGVNVLGLVVNKGRSPQAAPPMEEAFAPGADVRAPARDEEGVAWA
- a CDS encoding protein kinase — encoded protein: MDSVHTSGKNPRTALPIRLHRDVAVLEEYTGTLGAGHVFAGRLVNLPALLGELMVAGEMDPGFFGLDIPFTIGRGPIEDEAHVRAIRARADALWEECRALPSDAAARVRERYLRALDSRLGGEARVTVKVARRGASEGPSPRPWAHFLLREDDALRRLNHPHILRRYGRLVDPRLGMCLFLERVPGKSLERVWRRRAEQGQGPLPLAAVAHIGYQVAHALLHARGAGVSHGDLRPANITLESPGGGTSRGLVKVAGFGAGLGTDLGALPYAAPEQLREGAFGPETDVYQFGVTLYVLACGRLPYELDDPDAFRRRLLSPDPHPHRVHHFRPEISARFEALIEGAREKDPARRWPLERVVEAMAEVYASKAFTLEQGPSATIAEELLDRVQANGAIKDYYRAVEALKLAGDFLEGLPPDKAGEARRRYEALRAQYEPYRAAVEAAMRVQRQHIAPVDRVMEELYRRYGRGEPLLTEEEKGILQESGPEVVVVRRSLFDWILQHTSAAIAELSAIDPELVGGMHRRLVDRASSQEVAASDLAARMVKFGEDYRRLPAG
- a CDS encoding OsmC family protein, with the translated sequence MSDDLLLTEARSRTVPGVPGRSLNTVRTHHFVIDEPASNGGPGEEVTPAEAFLSGVSGCAVLLLDAFARKEGVPLREARAHIQGVRRKDDPANFREVRLRLELYGVDDRQAAALVEKFKGR
- a CDS encoding PA14 domain-containing protein; the encoded protein is MGKGLKSGGSVGVVLWGLLAWSADAHALQGLEGRYYNNSGTGGSPPPPPGSPAGTTFTGTPALTRVDATINFGFSNPPGPGVQADDFMVAWTGFLRINTGGNYTFNARSDDGVRLWIDGNLIVDSWVDQGPTDHFSGAVALTAGAHTIRLEFYENGGGEECRLSYNGPDSNNQMIIIPSSALSPVPPVPPDAPTNVQATAVTSTITGLPSITVTWDAVADATSYQVFRTDQSNAPLATVTGTSYQDTAVSFGVQYCYFVRAVNAYGTSGDSNVACATPQPLPPRTGDHEEGFMDGRCSCGSSVRAALGPAGAAGAGVLGAALLAVRRRRRSA
- a CDS encoding LamG-like jellyroll fold domain-containing protein, producing the protein MARFGRALSLYIFVPTLAGAALLLQSSPTGLVGYWKLDETAAPSADSAGGAAGTWVGTPAPFTPGPVFSFPNPRALSFDYTDGTDDYVEIPNTPALENLQENSYTISAWFRPADVPPTPPLDGSGNPIESTNTARYAVVVKSGWHLGIHYNYNRQFVFEHWETGDQWRGTGTWTSTYDAGQWYHLCGVWNRTTGTVSLWVNGTLAGQTDYTDGFATREYGTTPWRIGIANPGAGSWRWAARGAIDDVRFYNRVLSDNEIRELNAGLPAPTGLTATGGVNQMSLSWTAPAGFVGSYTYDIYRGPTSSGPFTYLASTSSTSYVDSTATYPGSYFYYVVAVSTVGESGPTAAAGGSPQPIPPRTGDHEEGLMDGRCSCGSARPPAVPLAAGIAFAAAGVLLAARRRIWGN
- a CDS encoding PilZ domain-containing protein, whose protein sequence is MANPETRRAHPRRVLAGVDLACYRTAPGPEPQARRNIGQELVDISPGGARVRVSEPLPGGERVTLELRDRASGETFRARGEVRWCATRRAGVASGHFVGLQFLEVYTPVGRRERFTVAAVANPEPNVAPSEKRAAERFSVQDYIVTVLRQGVLASDGLKRNLAREVIDLSRVGAQILVSEPLEPGTLVRFALHFNALSDSLESSGEVRWCRPDGSMRYRAGIRFVNLPEDRRRMIDFLRKRFSGGRKA
- the yajC gene encoding preprotein translocase subunit YajC; amino-acid sequence: MDMIAMLVQDAPPAGGEAGATQPPQGSPEGAPPPPPGGGLGQLFIPLLLMFVVMYFLMLRPQRKQQKEREQMLSALKKNDHVVTTAGIYGIVKQVRPEDNDLVLCIDEDKDVRIRISKNAVAGLVKASGAAEAKAETPKS